A part of Chlorocebus sabaeus isolate Y175 chromosome 4, mChlSab1.0.hap1, whole genome shotgun sequence genomic DNA contains:
- the GAPT gene encoding protein GAPT → MLKSCGNNLVAISVGISLLLLLVVCGIGCAWHCKRHVATRFTLPKFLQRRSSRRKVCTKTFLGPHIIGLRHKISVETQDHKSAVKGNNVHKNYENVEAGPPKVKGKTGKELYENTRQSNFEEHIYGNETSSDYYNFQKPRPSEVPQDEDIYILPDSY, encoded by the coding sequence ATGTTGAAAAGCTGTGGAAATAATTTAGTGGCCATTTCTGTAGGAATTTCGCTTCTTTTACTCTTAGTGGTTTGTGGAATTGGGTGTGCTTGGCACTGTAAACGCCATGTTGCCACACGATTTACCTTACCGAAGTTTTtgcaaaggagaagcagcaggAGAAAAGTCTGTACTAAAACATTCTTGGGCCCCCACATCATTGGCTTAAGGCATAAAATCTCAGTTGAAACCCAAGACCACAAATCTGCTGTCAAGGGAAATAACGTACACAAAAActatgaaaatgtggaagcaggtCCTCCCAAAGTTAAAGGAAAAACCGGAAAGGAACTATATGAAAACACACGGCAGTCCAATTTCGAGGAGCATATCTATGGAAATGAGACATCTTCTGACTATTATAACTTCCAGAAGCCTCGTCCTTCTGAAGTTCCTCAAGATGAAGATATATACATTCTTCCAGATTCATATTAG